In Carassius carassius chromosome 7, fCarCar2.1, whole genome shotgun sequence, one genomic interval encodes:
- the LOC132143058 gene encoding E3 SUMO-protein ligase ZBED1-like — MGLATHRLTQSCKTRWNSVCEMFDRLVEQRWAVVAVLSDRTVTKLQDARILELKDEYWQLMEDTQPVLSALKCATTVMSAEKDVSISNTYPVTFGLINIHLMRNEGDGPRLIEFKTKVRSSLIQRMNIESGEFVSFAPMISSMLDPRHKHLGFLTPTQRLAANVKLVELGEAVGTDRAAIQQAGGVEAALSDTDEGSANTEVATSQSSAMAQLLGDHYTTQCEAGIEAELQNFLRETPPPLNCTPTDWWKVNGIRFPGLAKLARRYLCIPATSVPSERVFSAAGLTVTRLRSRLTSDHVNMLIFLNKNQ; from the exons ATGGGCCTCGCAACTCACCGGCTTACCCAGTCGTGTAAAACACGGTGGAACTCCGTGTGCGAGATGTTTGATCGGCTGgtggagcagcggtgggctgTTGTTGCTGTGCTGTCGGACCGAACCGTGACCAAGCTTCAAGATGCCAGGATCCTGGAGTTGAAGGATGAGTACTGGCAGCTGATGGAGGACACACAGCCCGTGCTGTCAGCACTTAAATGTGCCACCACGGTTATGTCTGCAGAGAAAGACGTCTCCATCTCGAACACTTATCCCGTCACCTTCGGCCTCATCAATATCCACCTCATGCGCAATGAAGGAGACGGGCCCAGACTCATCGAATTCAAGACAAAAGTGCGTTCCTCTCTCATCCAACGAATGAAT ATTGAGTCTGGTGAGTTTGTGTCATTCGCCCCCATGATCTCATCAATGCTGGACCCTCGTCACAAACACCTGGGCTTTCTTACACCAACACAGAGACTGGCTGCTAATGTGAAACTGGTTGAACTGGGAGAGGCGGTGGGGACCGATAGGGCGGCTATCCAACAGGCTGGGGGAGTCGAGGCTGCGTTGTCTGACACGGACGAGGGGAGCGCAAACACTGAAGTCGCGACCTCCCAGTCATCTGCTATGGCACAACTCCTTGGGGATCACTATACCACTCAATGCGAGGCTGGCATCGAAGCAGAACTTCAGAACTTTCTGAGGGAGACTCCCCCACCCCTGAATTGCACACCTACAGATTGGTGGAAAGTGAACGGAATAAGGTTTCCCGGGCTGGCCAAGTTAGCGCGGCGGTACCTGTGCATCCCGGCAACGTCAGTCCCCTCAGAGCGGGTGTTTTCGGCGGCTGGACTGACGGTCACCAGGTTGCGGTCGCGTCTGACCTCAGATCATGTCAACAtgcttatatttctcaacaaaaaTCAGTAA